CAGATCGTCATCAGCACGAAGGTCGGCTACGACTTCTACACCAGCGACACCTCCGACCGGAGCGGACACAAGGAGCTCCCGCAGAAGTGGACGCCCGATTATGTTCGATTCGCCTGCGAGGAGAGCCTGAAGCGCCTGGAGACCGACCGGATCGACTTCTACCAGCTCCACAACCCCCGCCTGGACGCCATCCGGCGGGACGACCTCTTTGCCACCCTGGAAGCCCTGAGGGCGGAGGGAAAGATCCGCCACTACGGGGCGACGCTCGGGCCGGCCATCGATCCCCGGCAGATTGCCGAGAGCCGCGCGCTTCTGGGCGAGCGAAGGATCACGGGCCTCCAAATCATCTATAATATACTCGAGCAGCAGATCGGCGCCCCGGTCTGCCCCCTCGCGGCAGAGCGGGGGGTGGGGATGCTCGCCCGGGTCCCCCACTCCTCCGGCCTCCTCGAAGGCCAGTACACCGAGGAGACGACCTTCGACGGCTCCGACCACCGGAGCCACCGGAAGCGGGAGTGGCTGACCGAGGGGCTGAAGAAGATTTCCCGGCTGGACTTCCTGACGGCCGGCGGCCGGATGACGCTCGGACAGTCGGCCCTGAAGTGGCTGCTCCACCAGCCGGCGATGGGGACCGTCCTACCCAACATCTATAACGACGAGCAGCTCGCGGAGTTCGCCGCCGCCCCCGGCAGGCCGGACTTCACCCCGGAGGAGCTCCGGCGCGTCGCCGACCTGTACGCCCGCAACTTCGACCTCGTCCCCGCTCCCTCGACCACCTAGGTCCGCGCCCGTCGCGAATGCACTGAGGGCCACCCGGAAGACCGGGTGGCCCGCGTGTCTCCGCGGCCGTTCCTCGCGCGAGACGCAGGTCGAGACCCGCCACCGCT
The window above is part of the Candidatus Methylomirabilis sp. genome. Proteins encoded here:
- a CDS encoding aldo/keto reductase — its product is MKYRRFGNTDLTASEVGFGVWTVSTTWWGIKDEAVGMRLLKRAFDLGITYFDTADTYGNGLGETILVKALKDKRNQIVISTKVGYDFYTSDTSDRSGHKELPQKWTPDYVRFACEESLKRLETDRIDFYQLHNPRLDAIRRDDLFATLEALRAEGKIRHYGATLGPAIDPRQIAESRALLGERRITGLQIIYNILEQQIGAPVCPLAAERGVGMLARVPHSSGLLEGQYTEETTFDGSDHRSHRKREWLTEGLKKISRLDFLTAGGRMTLGQSALKWLLHQPAMGTVLPNIYNDEQLAEFAAAPGRPDFTPEELRRVADLYARNFDLVPAPSTT